The following are encoded together in the Clostridium sp. BJN0013 genome:
- the recA gene encoding recombinase RecA: MANLNNEKLQAIESAMLQIEKQFGKGAIMKLGENSILNVDVVSTGCLDLDIALGIGGVPRGRVIEIFGPESSGKTTVALHIIAEAQKTGGAAAFIDAEHALDPSYAKNLGVDIENLIVSQPDTGEQALEITEALVRSNAIDVLVVDSVAALVPKAEIEGEMGDSHVGLQARLMSQALRKLTSSINKSRCVTIFINQLREKVGIMFGNPEVTPGGRALKFYSSVRMDVRRVDSIKQGDTMVGNRTKVKVIKNKVAPPFKQAEFDIMYNQGISREGNVLDVGVREDFVQKSGAWFSYKEIRLGQGRENAKQFLRENPDILFEIENKIREKYNLPIDKHNLSDIKDKNEKNTKEDSKKQENKNLSK, encoded by the coding sequence TTGGCAAATTTAAATAATGAAAAACTACAGGCTATAGAATCTGCTATGTTACAGATAGAAAAACAATTTGGGAAAGGTGCAATAATGAAACTGGGAGAAAATAGTATTTTAAATGTTGATGTTGTTTCAACGGGTTGCCTTGATTTGGACATAGCACTGGGCATTGGTGGAGTACCACGAGGAAGAGTAATAGAAATATTTGGACCGGAATCTTCAGGTAAAACCACAGTGGCACTCCATATAATTGCAGAAGCTCAAAAAACCGGTGGAGCGGCAGCTTTTATAGATGCAGAACATGCACTTGATCCATCTTATGCAAAAAACTTAGGAGTAGATATAGAAAACTTAATTGTATCTCAGCCAGATACTGGAGAACAGGCACTGGAAATAACAGAAGCACTGGTTAGATCTAATGCCATAGATGTATTGGTAGTGGATTCAGTAGCTGCATTAGTACCAAAAGCTGAAATAGAGGGAGAGATGGGGGATTCACATGTAGGATTACAGGCCAGACTTATGTCTCAGGCGCTTAGAAAGCTTACATCTTCTATAAATAAGTCAAGATGTGTTACTATATTCATAAATCAATTAAGAGAAAAAGTAGGGATTATGTTTGGAAATCCTGAGGTTACTCCTGGAGGAAGGGCATTGAAATTTTATTCTTCTGTGAGAATGGACGTGAGAAGAGTAGATTCCATAAAACAGGGAGATACCATGGTGGGAAACAGAACGAAGGTAAAAGTAATTAAAAATAAAGTGGCACCTCCTTTTAAGCAAGCTGAGTTTGACATAATGTATAATCAGGGGATTTCAAGAGAGGGAAATGTGCTGGATGTAGGAGTTAGGGAGGATTTTGTTCAAAAAAGTGGAGCTTGGTTTTCATATAAGGAAATAAGGCTTGGACAAGGTAGAGAAAATGCAAAACAGTTTTTAAGAGAAAATCCAGATATTTTATTTGAGATTGAAAATAAAATAAGAGAAAAATATAATCTTCCTATAGATAAACACAATTTATCAGATATTAAAGATAAAAATGAAAAAAATACTAAAGAAGATAGTAAAAAACAGGAAAACAAAAATTTATCAAAATAG
- the pgsA gene encoding CDP-diacylglycerol--glycerol-3-phosphate 3-phosphatidyltransferase produces the protein MNLANKLTIIRILLIPFFLIFITLEGLTYGKIIAIVIFILASITDKLDGYIARSRNQITRFGKFMDPLADKLLVTAALISLVEYHIIPSWVAMIIIAREFAVTGLRAVAASEGIVIAASPWGKAKTVTQIVAIILALINLNYNHVSLGFIKTVISHPHKMLNWITGIAMFLAIAVTLISGVDYFIKNKDVLNPDK, from the coding sequence ATGAATCTAGCAAATAAACTTACAATAATTAGAATTTTATTGATTCCATTTTTTTTGATTTTTATAACTTTAGAGGGTTTAACTTATGGGAAAATTATTGCAATAGTTATTTTTATACTTGCATCTATAACCGATAAATTGGATGGATACATAGCTAGAAGTAGAAATCAAATAACTCGTTTTGGCAAGTTCATGGATCCGCTGGCAGATAAGCTTTTAGTTACTGCAGCACTTATATCCCTGGTGGAATACCATATAATACCTAGCTGGGTTGCAATGATAATAATAGCCAGGGAATTTGCAGTAACGGGTCTCAGAGCAGTGGCAGCTTCAGAAGGTATAGTGATAGCGGCAAGTCCCTGGGGAAAAGCTAAAACTGTAACTCAAATAGTTGCTATAATACTGGCTTTAATAAATTTAAATTATAATCACGTATCTTTGGGTTTTATAAAAACTGTTATAAGTCATCCTCATAAAATGTTGAATTGGATTACAGGTATTGCCATGTTTTTAGCAATAGCAGTTACTTTAATTTCCGGGGTAGATTATTTTATAAAAAATAAGGATGTATTAAATCCAGATAAATAG
- the rimO gene encoding 30S ribosomal protein S12 methylthiotransferase RimO, which yields MNKLKVGLISLGCDKNRVDSEIILGNLKSAYKIITDPKLADIIIINTCGFIESAKQESIDTILEMSQYKGKYNCKGIIVTGCLAQRYGRELMELLPEIDIMMGVNDYNKLEESISNFINNKQNKIYNCEYSDFNINEGKRILTTKSHTAYLRIAEGCDNCCTYCIIPKIRGKYRSRSIENILQECNELSLQGVKEVILIAQDTTRYGIDLYNKKMLPELMRRISKVQGIEWIRLLYCYPEEITEDIIDEIALNDKVCNYIDMPLQHVSDNILKLMGRRGRKKDILTSINELRKRIKDIAIRTTIIVGFPGETEADFKELKDFIENIKFDNLGVFKYSREEGTIACEMKDQISEELKTVREGELMLLQKHIVHSMQKYKIGHRYKVLVEGKKEGIWYGRNYAMAPDIDGVIYIKSKKDLKIGAIIYIKITDSVEYDLVGVVCDESSK from the coding sequence GTGAATAAATTAAAAGTTGGACTAATAAGTTTAGGATGTGATAAAAATAGAGTGGATTCTGAGATAATATTAGGTAATTTAAAGTCAGCCTATAAAATAATTACAGATCCTAAGTTAGCAGATATTATAATTATAAATACCTGTGGTTTTATAGAATCAGCAAAACAAGAGTCTATAGATACTATACTTGAAATGTCACAGTACAAGGGAAAATATAATTGCAAGGGTATTATAGTAACGGGATGTCTTGCACAAAGATATGGGAGAGAACTTATGGAACTGTTACCTGAAATAGACATAATGATGGGGGTAAATGATTATAATAAGCTGGAAGAAAGTATAAGCAATTTTATCAATAATAAACAAAATAAAATTTATAATTGTGAATATAGTGATTTTAATATAAATGAAGGCAAAAGAATACTCACTACAAAGTCTCACACTGCCTATTTAAGAATTGCAGAAGGATGTGATAATTGTTGTACTTATTGTATAATTCCTAAAATAAGAGGAAAATATAGGAGTAGAAGTATTGAAAATATATTACAAGAATGCAATGAATTATCTCTTCAGGGAGTTAAGGAAGTAATACTTATTGCACAGGATACTACAAGATATGGAATAGATTTATATAATAAAAAAATGCTTCCTGAACTTATGAGAAGAATATCTAAAGTCCAAGGTATAGAGTGGATTAGACTGCTTTATTGTTATCCGGAGGAAATAACAGAAGATATTATAGATGAAATAGCTTTAAATGATAAAGTATGTAATTACATAGATATGCCCCTGCAGCATGTAAGTGATAATATATTAAAGCTTATGGGTAGACGTGGTAGGAAAAAAGATATATTAACAAGTATAAATGAACTTAGGAAAAGAATAAAGGATATTGCAATTAGAACTACTATAATAGTTGGATTTCCAGGAGAGACTGAAGCAGATTTTAAAGAATTAAAGGATTTTATAGAAAATATTAAATTTGATAATTTGGGAGTATTTAAATATTCCAGAGAAGAGGGAACCATAGCTTGTGAAATGAAAGATCAAATTTCGGAAGAATTAAAAACCGTAAGAGAAGGAGAGCTTATGCTGCTCCAAAAACATATTGTTCATTCCATGCAAAAATATAAAATTGGACATAGGTATAAAGTACTTGTAGAGGGAAAAAAAGAAGGCATATGGTATGGAAGAAACTATGCAATGGCTCCAGATATAGATGGGGTTATATACATAAAAAGTAAAAAAGATTTAAAAATAGGTGCCATAATTTACATAAAAATTACAGATAGTGTTGAATATGATTTAGTAGGAGTTGTATGTGATGAATCTAGCAAATAA
- a CDS encoding DNA translocase FtsK, whose translation MSRIRQKKKYSLDEDIKGILLTTLGILMIISVFSPSSSGIAGKLMKKILIIIFGIGAFIFPILIIFIGICYIIKRNKITFNNKFYGILLFIVNTLLVVHMIVMFDYNMEYNLFLAIKTLYNSDNVFHGGIIGFLIDIPLFRLFGTVGCYVIFFSIYIISFIIMSKFTIYDILNKFRKLLAQKNKAENTKIEEKVLDENNDQSNEVKNKNFVKGLNKIKILDFMKYGNMDKKDQSNHKAKSNEDLKCPIESKKDISYEKKFDPINIEPISMEIEEKVIQSGKNSVFLYNFPPLNLLNQNVQVKLNKQDKKELINSASKLEETLASFGVDVKILQVSRGPSVTRFELQPGSGIKVSKIVNLSDDIALGLAASAVRIEAPIPGKSVIGIEVPNRELTSVYLREVVESEEFVNSQHKLAYCLGKDIGGNCVVSDLTKMPHMLIAGATGSGKSVCINSLIVSLLYKYSPENVKLLMIDPKVVELSIYNGIPHLLTPVVTDPKKAAGALNWAVQEMNRRYKLFASNGVRNIEGYNDLFDRGITEGKIPFVVIIIDELSDLMMVCPNEVEDYIGRLAQMARAAGMHLVIATQRPSVDVITGVIKANIPSRISFAVSSQIDSRTILDSSGAERLLGKGDMLFYPVGTSKPVRIQGAFISEAEVEKVVHYIKNSEVEIKYEDKIMEQIDQGIPSSNVSNDHDEFLDKAIEIVLNEGQVSTSLLQRRLRIGYNRAARIIEEMESRKIISKKDGAKPRQILIHGKDDIPSSS comes from the coding sequence ATGTCTAGAATTAGACAAAAAAAAAAGTACTCATTAGATGAGGATATAAAAGGTATATTGTTAACTACATTGGGAATACTTATGATAATAAGTGTATTTTCTCCCTCTTCTTCTGGCATAGCTGGAAAACTTATGAAGAAAATTTTAATAATAATATTTGGAATAGGAGCTTTTATATTTCCCATATTGATAATATTTATTGGAATTTGTTATATTATAAAAAGGAACAAAATAACTTTTAATAATAAATTCTATGGTATTTTACTTTTTATAGTTAATACCCTGTTAGTTGTACATATGATAGTAATGTTTGATTATAATATGGAATATAATTTATTTTTGGCTATAAAGACATTATATAATTCTGATAATGTATTTCATGGTGGTATAATAGGATTCTTGATAGATATACCATTATTTAGATTATTTGGAACTGTTGGTTGTTATGTTATTTTTTTCTCTATTTATATAATATCTTTTATAATAATGAGTAAATTTACTATTTATGACATACTGAATAAGTTTAGAAAATTATTGGCTCAAAAAAATAAAGCAGAAAATACTAAAATAGAGGAAAAAGTGTTGGACGAAAACAATGACCAGAGTAATGAAGTTAAAAATAAAAATTTTGTTAAAGGCTTAAACAAAATTAAAATATTAGATTTTATGAAATATGGAAATATGGATAAAAAAGATCAGTCAAATCACAAGGCGAAAAGTAATGAAGATTTAAAATGTCCTATAGAATCTAAAAAAGATATTTCCTATGAAAAAAAGTTTGATCCTATAAACATAGAGCCTATAAGTATGGAAATTGAAGAAAAAGTGATACAAAGTGGAAAGAATTCAGTTTTCCTATATAATTTTCCACCTCTGAATTTATTGAATCAAAATGTACAGGTAAAGTTAAATAAACAGGATAAAAAAGAATTAATAAATAGTGCCAGTAAACTGGAAGAGACCCTTGCAAGTTTCGGGGTGGATGTAAAAATACTTCAAGTTAGCAGAGGACCTTCTGTAACTAGATTTGAACTTCAACCAGGTTCTGGAATTAAAGTGAGTAAAATTGTAAATTTATCCGATGATATTGCCCTAGGACTTGCTGCTTCTGCAGTTAGAATAGAAGCTCCGATACCCGGAAAATCTGTTATTGGGATAGAAGTTCCAAATAGGGAACTTACATCTGTTTACTTAAGAGAAGTGGTTGAGTCGGAAGAGTTTGTAAATTCCCAGCATAAATTGGCCTATTGTTTAGGCAAAGATATAGGAGGAAACTGTGTAGTATCTGACCTTACAAAAATGCCCCACATGCTTATAGCAGGTGCTACAGGCTCTGGTAAAAGTGTATGTATAAATAGTCTTATAGTAAGTTTACTTTACAAATATTCTCCAGAGAATGTTAAACTTTTAATGATAGATCCCAAAGTAGTTGAACTTAGTATATATAACGGAATACCCCATTTGTTAACACCGGTGGTTACAGATCCTAAAAAAGCAGCAGGGGCTTTAAATTGGGCTGTACAGGAAATGAACAGAAGATATAAATTATTTGCAAGTAATGGTGTTAGAAATATAGAAGGATACAATGATTTATTTGATAGGGGCATAACAGAAGGGAAAATTCCTTTTGTGGTCATAATAATTGATGAGCTTTCAGACTTAATGATGGTTTGCCCAAATGAAGTTGAAGATTATATAGGACGTCTCGCACAAATGGCTAGAGCTGCAGGAATGCACCTGGTTATAGCAACTCAGAGACCTTCTGTAGATGTAATTACAGGAGTGATTAAGGCCAATATACCATCAAGAATATCTTTCGCAGTGTCCAGTCAAATCGATTCTAGAACCATATTAGATAGTAGTGGAGCAGAACGATTACTTGGGAAAGGGGATATGCTATTTTATCCTGTAGGTACTTCAAAACCGGTTAGAATACAAGGAGCTTTTATATCAGAAGCAGAGGTTGAAAAAGTAGTACATTATATAAAAAATAGTGAAGTGGAAATTAAATACGAAGATAAGATAATGGAACAAATAGATCAGGGTATACCTAGTTCCAATGTCAGTAATGACCATGATGAATTTTTAGATAAGGCCATTGAAATTGTGCTAAATGAGGGACAAGTATCTACATCTCTACTTCAAAGACGATTGAGAATAGGATATAATAGGGCAGCTAGAATAATAGAAGAAATGGAAAGTAGAAAAATAATATCAAAAAAGGATGGTGCTAAACCAAGACAGATTTTAATTCATGGAAAAGATGATATACCAAGTTCTTCTTAG
- a CDS encoding ClpP family protease, producing MPQRMNKEIVDNRANEKLNNIKELGMPNIAEENNKIQILPIIGQIEGHVTLPPETKATKYEHVIPNLILMENDPRVEGVLVVLNTVGGDVEAGLAIAEMIRSLSKPTVSLVIGGGHSIGVPLATASDYSFISPTATMIVHPIRMNGLIIGVPQTFEYFNKMQERINEFIVRTSRITREKLSNLMLQSDDLLNDMGTILIGKQAVEQGLIDKVGGISDAIKKLNTMLEKKIEH from the coding sequence ATGCCGCAGAGGATGAATAAGGAAATAGTAGATAATCGTGCCAATGAAAAGTTAAATAATATAAAAGAGTTGGGTATGCCTAACATAGCAGAGGAAAATAATAAAATTCAAATACTTCCTATAATAGGCCAAATAGAGGGGCATGTAACCCTTCCGCCTGAAACCAAAGCAACTAAATATGAACATGTAATACCTAATTTAATTCTCATGGAAAATGATCCTAGAGTTGAAGGGGTACTGGTAGTTTTAAATACTGTAGGTGGAGATGTAGAAGCAGGGCTTGCTATAGCAGAGATGATAAGGAGTTTAAGTAAACCTACAGTATCTCTGGTTATAGGGGGAGGCCACTCTATTGGGGTTCCTCTTGCTACGGCTTCAGATTATTCTTTTATATCTCCTACGGCTACTATGATTGTGCATCCAATAAGAATGAATGGACTAATTATTGGAGTACCTCAAACCTTTGAGTATTTTAATAAAATGCAGGAGAGAATAAATGAGTTTATAGTGAGAACATCAAGGATAACTAGAGAAAAGTTGAGTAATCTAATGCTCCAATCAGATGATCTATTAAATGACATGGGAACTATATTGATTGGAAAACAAGCTGTAGAGCAGGGATTAATAGATAAGGTAGGAGGAATAAGTGACGCTATTAAAAAGCTAAATACTATGCTAGAAAAAAAAATAGAACATTGA
- the dapG gene encoding aspartate kinase has translation MKIVIQKFGGTSVSTHERREQVVNKILKAKDKGFCPVVVVSAMGRKGQPYATDTLLSLIKEDFKLKNPLGVDLLMSCGEIISTIVLADELLRKGLKAVPLTGGQAGIITDDNYNNASILKVKKERLLNLVNQGKIPIVAGFQGISENGYVTTLGRGGSDVTASILGVALNSEVIEIYTDVDGIMTADPGIVSEAFLIEQISYNEVFQFADQGAKVIHPRAVKIAMSGNIPLVVKNTLNNCKGTIITNSVIGESDEIINGITSMDNRVQVTVNYDESNKIYNTLLEKLANNSISIDLINVFPSKQIFTIDSKDIDKFKVIAKNLELVYSLIENCSKIALIGSGMRGIPGVMARILKILHEEGIEVLQTADSHTTIWCLVKSSEMGKAINALHKEFLSHVK, from the coding sequence ATGAAAATAGTGATTCAGAAATTTGGAGGTACTTCTGTTTCTACTCATGAAAGAAGAGAGCAGGTAGTAAATAAAATATTAAAAGCAAAAGATAAAGGATTTTGTCCAGTTGTAGTGGTATCTGCTATGGGAAGGAAAGGTCAACCTTATGCCACAGATACACTGCTTTCACTAATAAAAGAAGATTTTAAGCTTAAAAATCCTTTAGGAGTAGATTTACTTATGAGTTGTGGTGAAATCATAAGCACTATAGTTTTAGCAGATGAACTTTTGAGGAAAGGTTTAAAAGCAGTGCCTTTAACTGGGGGACAAGCAGGTATAATTACTGATGATAATTATAACAATGCTTCCATTTTAAAAGTAAAAAAAGAAAGATTATTAAATTTAGTTAACCAAGGGAAAATTCCTATAGTTGCAGGATTTCAAGGAATAAGTGAAAATGGATATGTAACTACTTTAGGCAGGGGTGGCAGTGATGTTACTGCGTCAATTTTAGGAGTTGCCTTGAATTCTGAAGTAATAGAAATATATACAGATGTAGATGGAATAATGACGGCAGATCCGGGAATAGTATCAGAAGCTTTTCTAATTGAACAAATAAGTTATAATGAGGTGTTTCAGTTTGCAGATCAAGGAGCGAAAGTAATACATCCAAGAGCAGTAAAAATAGCTATGAGTGGTAATATACCCCTTGTTGTAAAAAACACCTTAAATAATTGTAAAGGTACGATAATAACTAATTCTGTTATAGGGGAGTCAGATGAGATAATAAATGGTATAACTTCTATGGATAATAGAGTTCAAGTCACAGTAAATTATGATGAAAGTAATAAAATATATAATACTTTACTAGAAAAGCTGGCCAATAATTCAATAAGTATAGATTTAATAAATGTATTTCCAAGTAAGCAGATTTTTACTATAGATAGTAAAGATATAGATAAGTTTAAGGTAATAGCTAAGAATTTAGAGCTTGTATATTCCTTAATAGAAAACTGCAGCAAAATAGCTCTTATAGGAAGTGGCATGAGAGGTATACCAGGAGTTATGGCTAGAATATTGAAGATATTGCATGAAGAGGGTATAGAAGTATTGCAGACAGCGGATTCACATACTACTATATGGTGTCTTGTTAAAAGCAGTGAAATGGGAAAGGCCATAAATGCACTTCATAAAGAATTTTTATCACATGTGAAGTAA